A genomic window from Candidatus Bathyarchaeota archaeon includes:
- the brxF gene encoding BREX-3 system P-loop-containing protein BrxF has translation MKNIVQYLDAVNKNYFKLLVIPDDVKEKSEIIAFLKKSGWTSIDVTNEVLRIAEGVSEEKKRLRVPMELEKWLNNIVTDKCIFENISILFSPELGKIDPIRLFKYGYARERNAIVIFPGRIRGDKAEYSLEGKEDHMIMDVSEVVCYSGKGAK, from the coding sequence ATGAAAAACATTGTGCAATATTTAGATGCAGTCAATAAAAATTACTTTAAACTTTTAGTTATTCCTGACGATGTGAAGGAGAAAAGCGAAATAATTGCTTTTTTGAAAAAGAGCGGCTGGACAAGTATTGATGTCACAAACGAAGTATTGCGTATAGCTGAAGGTGTTTCCGAAGAAAAAAAGAGACTGCGAGTGCCTATGGAGCTTGAGAAATGGCTCAACAATATTGTGACAGATAAGTGTATTTTTGAGAATATTTCGATTTTGTTTTCTCCCGAATTGGGCAAGATTGATCCAATTAGGCTCTTTAAATATGGATATGCCAGAGAACGGAATGCTATTGTGATTTTTCCAGGTCGTATTAGGGGCGATAAAGCTGAGTATTCTTTGGAAGGAAAAGAGGATCATATGATAATGGATGTTTCAGAGGTTGTTTGTTATTCAGGTAAGGGAGCCAAATAG
- a CDS encoding DNA methylase: MDEKNESKPSKRDNLQDLREIEGFPIGEDEDIHNLSEPPYYTAYPNPHIQEFIKKFGKSYDQSTDNYSCEPYAENVRVGKHDPVYGAHTYHTKVPYQAIMKFIKHYTRPGDVVLDGFCGSGMTGVAAQLLGRNAILIDLCPIASFIASNCNLVEGWSDFQVNLNYILNEAKKQLGWVYETLNESGKKGVINYVVWSDLFKCTYCGNEIVLGKLDPNKKPGEKVENPRCPFCNADLSGKLPHAWLTSGNTKTLKQEPILISFSFNKKRFQKIPDEFDKELLNEIDSTKIDEWFPSYRMPKGRESRRNDKFGVLTTDQFFTKRNLLVLSKLRKLCFQKDKRVWFVVSSVIQKVSKLMALRGDYIGRITSGTLYIAPIRQEVNVFYSTGIQLRKFPKFIQVIKKATGHTIISTQSATDLSNIPNSSVDYIFTDPPFGGNLMYSELNFMWESWLKVFTNNKDEAIINSTQDKDITKYKDLMGRAFSEYYRVLKPGRWLTIVFHNSKAVVWNVIQNSIAKAGFIVAQVAILDKKSKSFKQATSVGAVHKDLVINAYKPKESFTKVFMEKTGSNLERNFIEQHLERLPIEPNIERTEQMLYSKMLAYYIQHGYEIVMNAKQFYLMLLDYFEERDGYWFLYGQVDSYEAQKKKVSLDKIQATLFISDEKSAIQWLYLFLSKPRSYAEIYPEFVKNILASEEYMPELKDLLEENFVSENEKYRRPMIREKEQIDERREKRLLREFENYLEKAINGKKIEAPRKEALLVGFTSCYREKKFNEILTLAKKLPVQIIEGSTEIFDLVDIAKTKISQ, translated from the coding sequence TTGGATGAAAAAAATGAAAGTAAACCTTCAAAAAGAGACAATTTACAGGATCTTCGCGAAATAGAAGGATTTCCAATAGGAGAAGATGAAGATATCCATAACCTGTCAGAACCACCCTACTACACTGCCTACCCTAATCCGCATATTCAAGAATTCATAAAGAAATTTGGAAAATCCTATGATCAATCAACTGACAACTATTCTTGTGAACCATATGCTGAGAATGTTAGAGTAGGAAAACATGATCCGGTATATGGTGCTCACACATATCACACAAAAGTACCTTACCAAGCAATAATGAAATTCATTAAACATTACACTCGTCCAGGAGATGTAGTTTTAGATGGTTTTTGCGGAAGCGGGATGACAGGCGTAGCAGCACAACTTTTAGGAAGAAATGCTATTCTAATCGATTTATGTCCAATAGCTAGTTTCATTGCTTCTAATTGTAATTTGGTAGAGGGTTGGTCAGATTTTCAGGTTAATTTGAACTATATACTTAATGAAGCAAAAAAACAACTTGGATGGGTTTATGAGACATTAAATGAAAGCGGCAAAAAAGGGGTTATCAATTATGTCGTTTGGAGTGATTTATTTAAATGCACTTATTGTGGAAACGAGATTGTTTTAGGGAAACTTGATCCAAACAAGAAACCAGGAGAAAAAGTTGAAAACCCTCGATGCCCATTCTGTAATGCTGATCTAAGTGGAAAGTTACCCCATGCATGGCTCACATCGGGTAACACTAAAACACTAAAGCAAGAACCAATTCTAATAAGTTTTAGTTTTAACAAAAAAAGATTCCAGAAAATACCAGACGAATTTGACAAAGAGCTACTAAATGAAATTGATTCAACCAAGATCGACGAATGGTTTCCATCCTATAGGATGCCCAAAGGAAGGGAATCACGAAGAAATGACAAATTCGGGGTACTAACAACAGATCAATTCTTCACAAAGAGAAATCTTCTAGTGCTTTCAAAACTAAGGAAATTGTGTTTTCAGAAAGACAAGCGTGTATGGTTTGTTGTAAGTTCTGTAATTCAGAAAGTTTCTAAACTTATGGCATTACGCGGCGATTACATTGGCCGAATCACTAGTGGAACATTATACATCGCTCCAATCCGCCAAGAAGTAAATGTGTTTTATTCGACAGGTATTCAATTACGAAAGTTTCCAAAATTTATTCAGGTAATCAAGAAAGCGACTGGACATACCATAATATCTACACAATCAGCGACAGATCTTAGTAACATACCAAATTCTAGTGTCGATTATATATTTACTGATCCTCCATTTGGAGGCAATCTCATGTATTCCGAATTAAACTTTATGTGGGAATCGTGGCTCAAGGTTTTTACAAACAATAAAGATGAAGCAATAATAAATTCAACACAAGACAAAGATATTACGAAATACAAAGATTTAATGGGACGTGCTTTTTCTGAATATTACCGAGTTTTGAAACCAGGTCGATGGCTAACAATTGTATTTCATAATTCTAAGGCTGTTGTGTGGAATGTTATACAAAACAGCATAGCTAAAGCAGGATTTATTGTTGCTCAAGTAGCAATTTTAGATAAAAAATCTAAGAGTTTCAAACAGGCAACATCAGTTGGCGCGGTGCACAAAGATCTTGTGATAAATGCATACAAACCAAAGGAGAGCTTTACCAAAGTTTTCATGGAAAAAACAGGATCTAACCTTGAACGGAATTTCATAGAGCAACATTTAGAAAGATTACCCATTGAACCAAATATTGAAAGAACCGAACAAATGCTTTACTCTAAAATGCTTGCATACTATATACAACATGGTTATGAAATTGTTATGAACGCCAAGCAATTTTACTTGATGTTACTAGATTATTTTGAAGAGCGAGATGGTTACTGGTTTCTTTATGGACAAGTAGACAGTTATGAGGCACAGAAGAAGAAAGTGTCGTTGGATAAGATTCAGGCGACTCTTTTTATTTCTGACGAAAAATCTGCTATTCAATGGTTGTATTTGTTCCTATCTAAACCGCGATCCTATGCAGAAATTTATCCTGAATTTGTTAAAAATATACTTGCCTCTGAAGAATATATGCCTGAACTGAAGGACTTGCTTGAGGAAAATTTTGTTTCTGAAAATGAAAAATATAGAAGACCAATGATTCGAGAAAAAGAGCAAATTGATGAACGACGAGAAAAAAGACTACTCAGAGAATTTGAGAATTATCTTGAAAAAGCAATTAATGGCAAAAAAATTGAAGCGCCACGTAAAGAAGCACTGCTTGTTGGTTTTACTTCATGTTACAGAGAGAAAAAGTTTAATGAAATCCTGACTCTAGCTAAAAAATTACCAGTTCAAATAATAGAAGGAAGCACTGAAATCTTTGATCTCGTGGATATTGCCAAAACTAAGATTTCTCAATGA
- a CDS encoding DEAD/DEAH box helicase family protein, which produces MEIGSFVRSKAYKEKGLGRVIDEKQLFGQQFCEVYFYQANETLRLPVADLKPEKSALDAVIKGEAHTPEEFFLLLVNKQIKSYLTQQGLLAPNNFRIIPLPHQLIAVNSVIEHFRPRCLFADEVGLGKTIEAALVYEELALRNIVKRVLVIAPAGLTTQWKDEMLFKFGEEFRIINSQSFKTLKELYGQNTNPWALYDKIITSIDFVKPRKITATLSPNHRQAREEHNSQVSEALTNANWDMVIIDEAHKLSKKEHTGETARYKIAYDLAQSVPVLLLLTATPHQGDSEKFLHLLALLDPYRFYSIDQLTPENVKQIAIRNSKRAAVDYDRKLLFKPRVTTLKEISRTKLENKIELELYHEVSEYVKNYYKLAERENNHAFIFLLLLYQRMVSSSSKAVYHSLKGRLENLRASILNLQCLPSQENLNDDFEEQDTQTIYEKLTHQKIELNDIEAVKAEIKILEKCVNLALRAWQGRQDEKIKQVIQIINETIRRENNPALKFLIFTEFIWTQEYLGNTLEAHRYKVAYINGKMTQEERLLQKSKFSKDHQILISTDAGGEGINLQFCHVIINYDLPWNPMKIEQRIGRIDRIGQENTVIAINLVLKDTIEEHVRSILEKKLQKIADEFGEDKVRDILSTLQDDFDFDKIFLRTLIKDKEQTEEIERITDEICDKAKEILQKDNMLLPFSDLDLGDLKEKITHFSPRKTLFLIDKFLMTHGRALVENQKVPGLYYFKCPEIFPEYPKEFKDVAFDRRVVLNDESIELFTVRNPFVKTVLKYIENKFPTEIASSFTVTNSKHNSEGILACFEIIFDNNYGYKRKFIEPIFVEKHGTINNEISQIFNYPEMLHFIPEVSFTLNRNQTEDLFQTALKEIETKMYQTYQKEKTILLTKLQKEREALSQFYSDKENAIDKIAIENIRKAKRVELQKQKQEDLHLISVKSTLIPQIRLFELAMVELK; this is translated from the coding sequence TTGGAAATTGGAAGCTTTGTTAGAAGTAAGGCATACAAGGAGAAAGGTCTTGGTAGGGTAATCGATGAAAAGCAACTTTTTGGACAACAATTCTGCGAAGTGTATTTTTATCAAGCCAATGAAACATTAAGGCTTCCTGTAGCTGATTTAAAACCTGAAAAATCAGCACTTGACGCAGTAATAAAAGGTGAAGCACATACACCTGAAGAATTTTTTTTATTACTAGTCAATAAACAAATAAAATCATACCTTACACAGCAAGGACTGCTTGCACCTAATAACTTTAGAATAATACCTCTACCTCATCAACTAATTGCAGTCAATTCTGTAATTGAACACTTTAGACCAAGATGCCTTTTTGCTGACGAGGTTGGTCTTGGAAAAACAATAGAGGCAGCATTGGTTTACGAGGAACTTGCTCTTCGCAATATTGTAAAACGTGTTTTAGTAATAGCCCCTGCAGGATTAACTACTCAATGGAAGGACGAAATGCTTTTCAAATTTGGCGAAGAATTCAGAATAATCAACAGTCAATCATTCAAAACATTAAAAGAACTATACGGTCAAAACACCAATCCATGGGCACTTTATGACAAAATCATAACATCCATAGATTTTGTTAAACCTCGAAAAATAACAGCAACCCTATCACCCAATCATAGACAAGCAAGAGAAGAACACAATTCACAAGTCTCAGAAGCTCTTACAAACGCTAACTGGGACATGGTAATTATCGATGAAGCTCATAAGTTAAGTAAAAAAGAACACACTGGAGAAACTGCACGTTACAAAATTGCTTATGACCTAGCCCAATCTGTTCCAGTGCTTTTGCTACTTACTGCTACCCCTCACCAAGGTGACTCTGAAAAATTCCTACACCTCTTAGCTCTTCTAGATCCATACCGATTCTACAGCATTGACCAATTAACTCCAGAAAATGTTAAACAAATAGCAATTCGAAATAGCAAAAGAGCAGCAGTCGATTATGACCGCAAATTACTCTTTAAACCTCGAGTTACAACACTAAAAGAAATATCTCGAACAAAACTTGAAAACAAAATAGAACTAGAACTTTATCACGAAGTTTCAGAATATGTAAAAAACTATTACAAGCTTGCAGAACGCGAAAACAATCACGCTTTCATCTTTCTTCTTTTGCTATATCAAAGAATGGTTTCAAGCAGCAGTAAAGCTGTTTATCACTCCCTGAAAGGAAGACTTGAAAACCTACGCGCAAGTATACTTAACCTTCAATGTTTACCAAGCCAAGAAAATCTAAATGACGACTTTGAAGAACAAGATACACAAACAATATATGAAAAACTAACTCACCAAAAAATAGAACTAAACGACATCGAAGCAGTGAAAGCCGAAATTAAAATACTTGAAAAATGCGTAAATCTGGCATTAAGAGCTTGGCAAGGCAGACAAGATGAGAAAATCAAACAAGTAATCCAAATAATAAACGAAACCATAAGACGGGAAAACAACCCAGCGCTAAAGTTTTTGATATTCACCGAATTCATATGGACCCAAGAATATCTCGGCAACACTCTAGAAGCTCACCGATACAAAGTAGCATACATAAATGGCAAGATGACCCAAGAAGAAAGACTGCTCCAAAAATCAAAATTCTCCAAGGACCACCAAATTCTAATATCAACTGACGCAGGAGGCGAAGGCATAAACCTTCAGTTTTGCCATGTTATCATCAACTACGACCTCCCATGGAATCCCATGAAAATAGAACAAAGAATAGGTCGAATTGATCGTATAGGTCAAGAAAATACAGTTATCGCTATAAACTTGGTACTTAAAGATACAATTGAAGAACACGTTCGTAGTATCCTAGAAAAGAAACTTCAAAAAATCGCTGATGAATTTGGTGAAGATAAAGTACGAGACATATTAAGCACGTTACAAGATGACTTCGATTTTGACAAAATATTCTTGAGAACACTGATAAAAGACAAAGAACAAACTGAAGAAATTGAACGCATTACTGATGAAATATGCGACAAAGCAAAAGAGATACTCCAAAAAGACAATATGCTCTTGCCATTTTCTGATTTGGATTTAGGAGATCTTAAAGAAAAAATCACACATTTTTCTCCAAGAAAAACTCTGTTTCTTATTGACAAGTTCTTAATGACACACGGAAGAGCTTTAGTCGAGAATCAAAAGGTGCCTGGTCTTTACTATTTCAAATGCCCAGAAATATTTCCAGAGTACCCAAAAGAATTCAAAGATGTGGCATTTGACAGGAGAGTAGTACTTAACGATGAGAGTATTGAATTATTCACAGTTAGAAATCCATTTGTCAAGACTGTCCTAAAGTATATTGAAAACAAGTTCCCAACAGAAATTGCTTCTTCATTTACTGTTACAAATTCCAAACATAACTCTGAAGGCATTTTGGCTTGTTTTGAAATAATTTTTGACAACAATTATGGATATAAAAGGAAGTTTATTGAGCCAATTTTTGTGGAAAAACACGGAACTATTAACAATGAAATTTCACAAATTTTCAATTATCCTGAAATGCTACATTTCATCCCAGAAGTAAGCTTTACTTTAAATAGAAATCAAACAGAAGATCTCTTTCAAACTGCATTAAAAGAAATAGAAACCAAAATGTACCAAACCTATCAGAAAGAAAAAACAATATTGCTCACAAAATTGCAAAAGGAAAGGGAGGCACTTTCACAATTCTACAGTGACAAGGAGAATGCAATAGATAAAATAGCAATCGAAAACATAAGGAAAGCCAAAAGGGTGGAACTTCAAAAACAAAAACAAGAGGACCTGCATCTAATTAGTGTTAAATCTACTCTAATTCCTCAAATCAGATTATTTGAGTTGGCAATGGTGGAATTAAAATGA
- the pglZ gene encoding BREX-3 system phosphatase PglZ, with the protein MNKISWRDILIQKIESAPSDIVVVKDYANFLRDNNFITAVKQLASLQKCKSDLEIFKAINDYKKNKRKLVIVLDRNKFVPYSVEQKVDLIELTASMLFPLLDFELLTECNVETFDAIFEYYNSQTAFYTPLLKQRTKEFIIRALFNIDFSKLDLDSLISLLALMYLKNYKLPGELISDIKEKLGQFSLDWMIDSSKQDKFWSWLSKEWTSYVEGTESSINFCNQSLLAILPILLASGTIPKINVSELSILKDIAKKRPLSLIGVNFQIISQNDIIPTIETKLVLLENWLNQPNLGPELWLNIAKQWGQIKHLQNMVEQAQVEINSKIEKLGIIIEKNFQNFLLENYDLIVTSSTFQNPKTVDKILDHISIRKQNEEKIALIVFDGMGMAEWEIIRNYLESNSISIKSEKQIFAMLPTLTNYSRQAIFSGKQPNEFAKSIKNPREASYFKEFWERSKISSEKDILFAHTKLDKESLFESSNEIVEAVQEEVPILGLVFSFIDHLIHVPCELDVGKKLFHQGIRNFLHESCLTELFRFLLQKGYHLYVTSDHGSIFGTGNGYHGKQMLVERQGKRCIIYDRRTLAEEQQKTTDCSLFESRFVPKNKFILFANGSHFFGNIKSKEITHGGPSIEETIVPLSEIWL; encoded by the coding sequence ATGAACAAAATAAGCTGGCGTGATATTCTGATACAGAAAATTGAAAGCGCACCTTCAGATATTGTAGTCGTCAAAGATTACGCTAATTTTTTGAGGGATAATAATTTTATAACTGCGGTAAAACAGCTAGCCAGTTTACAAAAATGTAAAAGTGACTTGGAAATCTTCAAAGCAATTAATGATTATAAGAAAAACAAAAGAAAATTAGTAATTGTATTGGACCGAAATAAGTTCGTTCCATACTCAGTAGAACAAAAGGTAGATCTTATTGAATTAACTGCATCAATGCTTTTCCCTCTTCTAGATTTTGAACTACTAACAGAATGTAATGTAGAAACCTTTGATGCCATCTTTGAGTACTATAATAGCCAAACTGCTTTCTATACCCCTCTATTAAAACAAAGGACAAAAGAGTTTATCATACGAGCGCTCTTCAACATTGATTTCTCAAAACTAGATCTTGACAGCTTGATCAGTTTATTAGCTCTAATGTATCTAAAAAATTACAAACTACCTGGCGAGCTAATTAGTGATATCAAAGAAAAATTAGGTCAGTTTAGCCTCGATTGGATGATAGATTCCTCAAAGCAAGATAAGTTTTGGAGTTGGTTATCAAAAGAATGGACTAGCTACGTCGAAGGAACAGAAAGTTCAATAAATTTTTGTAATCAATCTCTACTTGCAATTCTACCTATTCTTTTAGCTTCAGGAACTATTCCAAAAATTAACGTGTCCGAACTATCAATTCTAAAAGATATCGCTAAAAAACGTCCGTTGTCTCTTATTGGAGTAAATTTCCAAATCATAAGTCAAAATGACATCATTCCAACAATTGAAACAAAATTAGTACTTCTGGAAAATTGGCTTAATCAGCCCAATCTTGGTCCAGAACTTTGGTTAAACATCGCTAAACAATGGGGTCAAATAAAGCACTTGCAAAATATGGTTGAACAAGCTCAAGTCGAGATAAATAGCAAAATCGAAAAACTGGGCATTATAATTGAGAAAAACTTTCAAAACTTCTTACTTGAAAATTATGATTTAATTGTTACAAGTAGCACTTTTCAAAACCCCAAGACAGTTGATAAGATACTAGACCACATTTCAATACGTAAACAAAATGAAGAAAAAATTGCCTTAATTGTTTTTGATGGAATGGGAATGGCAGAATGGGAAATAATTAGAAACTACCTCGAAAGCAATTCTATTTCCATTAAATCTGAAAAACAAATCTTCGCTATGTTGCCAACATTGACTAACTATTCACGGCAAGCGATTTTTAGCGGAAAGCAACCAAACGAATTCGCAAAGAGTATCAAAAATCCTAGAGAAGCGTCTTATTTTAAAGAGTTTTGGGAACGCTCTAAAATATCATCTGAGAAAGACATTCTGTTCGCTCATACAAAACTTGATAAAGAAAGTCTTTTTGAATCCAGTAACGAAATCGTAGAAGCAGTGCAAGAAGAGGTACCCATATTAGGCCTTGTTTTTTCGTTCATTGACCATCTAATTCATGTTCCTTGTGAGCTTGACGTAGGCAAAAAATTGTTCCATCAAGGTATACGAAACTTCTTACATGAATCTTGTTTAACAGAGCTATTCAGATTTCTTCTCCAAAAGGGATACCATCTTTATGTAACTTCGGATCATGGAAGCATATTTGGAACAGGAAATGGGTACCATGGTAAACAAATGCTCGTAGAAAGACAAGGAAAAAGATGCATAATCTATGATAGAAGAACTCTTGCAGAAGAACAACAAAAAACAACTGACTGCTCTTTATTTGAATCACGATTTGTACCTAAAAACAAATTTATCCTGTTTGCAAATGGGTCACACTTCTTTGGAAACATTAAATCAAAAGAAATAACTCATGGCGGACCCTCAATCGAAGAAACAATTGTACCTTTGAGTGAGATTTGGCTATGA